The sequence CATGCGCGGATTGCCGCCGTCCGCCGGTGTCGACATGTTCGCGTTGTCGGTTCCGGAATAGTCTTGGCCTTCCGCAAGGATCGGATCGCCTTCGACTCCGCCTCGGCCGTAGTTATCGAACTGCGCATTGCCGGCAAGCTCGTCGAAGCCGTTGCCGTACCACCAGTCGTGCAGCCAGTTGTTCAGATAGAACAGATTGACGACGGCTCCCTGCTGCGCTTCGAGATCCTCCGGATCGCCGTCGGCCATGATCGCGTAGTCGAACGTGCCTTCTTCGGTCAGTGCCGCGCGAAGGTCGTTCGAATCGGCAGTGAAGCCATCCGGCGAGGAGCGGTCGATATAGGCATCCACGTTGTTACCGCTGGTTTCGACCGCGGAAGGCGACAGCCAGGGGTCACCACCTGCGATCGGCCCCGATTGCAGCGTCACCAGCGCCGCGGTGGCCGACACGCGCTCAAGCTGCGCATTCGGGTCCGGTGTTTCGAGCGGTGCGCGTTCGTTACCCAAGGGGCCGTCAAACGGGCGAAACTGCCCATCGGTGTCCGCGAACACGCGGTAGGAGAACGCTGCGTCCTCCATGAGATTCTTGCGGAACAGTACGGCCCCATCCACCGCGCTGATCACGTAGCCATAGGCATCCTGGTTGTGGCCATCACCGACTTCGCCGAACATTTCCAGATACCACGCCGGAACCAAGTCGTCGTCGAGCGCGTAGTAGACCTTGCGAACGCGTACCGGACGGGTGAACCGGTAATCCCCGCCGTTGGCCAACTGCGGCGTGAAGTATTCGTAACCATTGGCTGTCCCTGCCGATACCGGCGCGCCCGCAAGCTGCAGACTGCCATCGCTGAGATCGCCGAGAGCCGGCGCGACAACATCAGCCGCCGTCATCGAAAACGCGGCCGGGGCGACCTTCGGTCTCGAGGCGAAATAGCCTGCGACCGCCACCGGGCTATAGTCGCCGCGCATCGCCACGGCGAGATTGCGTGCAAATACTTCAACACCGTTGTAGCGCTGCGCGAAGCGCGCGATGACGGCGCCATGCCCCATATCCTGCGCATCGCTCAATACCGCCGCGTCCAGCATGCTGCGACCCACGGACAAGTCTGCAGCGACGTGACCCAGCGCATCGCGTGCCGCATATTCGGCGCGGGCCGCGACTTCGACTAGACCAATTCCAGCTGGAACTTGACTCTCCTGCGGATTGACCCACAAAAAGCTGGCGCGCACATCGCGCGGCTCGAAACTGGACTGATAGCCGCGGCGCGTGCGCTGCTGGACACGCTCGTGACGCGCTTGCGCGCGCACCGAATCGAACGCACCCAGTCGTGGGGCGGCGTCAAGCCAAGCGTCGTAGTTGGGCTTGACCGTAGCCGCAGACGCAGCACCCGCCGAAAACAGGACACAGGCCCCGGCTGTCAGGAATTTACGCATTCGACGCTCACTCTCGAGATTGTCATCGTTGCCCGCATGGGCGTTTCTCGACCGGCAACATCGGCGCACGCCCTACGTGGAGCGACGCGATTTCGGTTGCTGATCCCCCAGCTCGAGTGTCGGTCCCCGGGCGGGAACCTTCCCCCTTATCAATACAATGCCGTGTAAGCACGCAATCCGTATGCCCGACGTCGCGCGCATTTGTAAGCAAATATCTCAAGGACACCGGTGCGCTGATGAAGCAAGCCAGGGCGGGAAGCGCGGCGAACCCTACCGCATAACGTGAATCACGCGCGGCGTGATGCTGACCGACCCTCGCCCGCTTGCGGGAGAGCAACCGTCTTCGCGAAATCCTCGAAGTCCGCCAAGTGAGTGCTGGAGTGCTGGCAATAGCGAAAACGAGGTCCCAATCGATCGCGTCGTACGCGTGAACCGCAATAGTGCGAATGCCAACCGCCTTGCGCATGCGCAAGGCGAGTTCCGCATCGAGCACTTCGGCTTCTTCCAGGCGCTCGCAGGCCTGCCCCATGGTGTCGGGCGGCGGGAGCTCCCGCGAAACCAGCAGGTGCGCCGCCAAATCCACGCAAATCTGTACCGCGCGACTCAGGTTGAGCACGAGAAAGTCCTGCAGATCCACATCGGCCGCCAGCGTCGCGGCATTGGCCGGACACTTGCTGCGCACACGCAGCAGACAACGCCGCAGCGAATCCAGCGTGCGGTCGACGACTACCCGATCCACGCCCGGCGCCTCTCTGCAAGCAAGCGATCGACGTAGGGCATGAAATCGGCGGTCTCGATCAAATGCCGGCTCAGCAAGCCCGCGTGGTCGGCGTCGCTGCCAAACAGTCTCCGTCCACTGCGCAGCACCTGCCCCAGCAGCGGCTCCCCAACCGATCGAAGGTCGATCAAATCGACAGGACGCCCCGTCGCCAGCGCCATTTCGGACATCAACATCTGCTTCCTTGCAGCGTCCAAGGGCGCCGAACCGAGTACCGCGATATCGACATCACTCGTCGCCCCCAAGCGCCCGGCCGCCGCCGAACCGAACTGGATCGCCAGCCGCAGATCCGCACCGGCGGACAGAACCGCCGAAATCGCCGCCGAATCGAGCGGCGCAGTGGAGGTGGGTATGTGGGCTTGTGCCATGGCGCCATGCCAGCAGGCCGACTGGTTTCCTCAATGTTCATGGAACTCGGGTGACTGACTGGGTCGCCCATCCCCAGCTTTCCGGCCATAGTCCAAACGAAGTTCGGGATTCTCAGTATGGGTTGCGGCCAAGCCGCCACGCCGCAAATTTAGTCCCTATTTCATCAAGCAGCTTCCAGGATACGCATTTCCACATGCAAGCCTGCGGTTGCCGCCATATTCACCAGCGTATCCAGTCCAAACAGCTCGATCTTTCCGCGCACCAGATCCGACACGCGTGGCTGCGCCACGCCAAACAGTTTGGCCGCCTGAGACTGGCTAAGTCCGGCCCGTGCGATGTGCTCCTTGAGCGCGATCATCAGTGCGGAGCGGAGTTTCATGTTCTCTGCCTGCGCGGGCGTATCCTCAATCGCATCCCAAACACTGGCGAAACGTTCATTACTCATCGGCCCAACTCCTTCAATAAGTCCCGGTACCGCGCAGACGCCAAATCGACGTCGCCCCTGCTGGTTCTCTGCGTCTTCTTCTGAAAGCAATGCAACACGTAGACAGCGGCCCCGAACTTCGCCACATAGATCACCCGAAAGGCTCCGGCAGCATCCCGGATGCGAATCTCCTGCACACCGCGGCCCACCGCCGGCGTCGGCTTCCAGTCGTCCGGATCGCCGCCACATTGCACTTGGTCAAGCTGATGCCCCGCTTCGCGTCGCGCCGAAGGGAAAAGCTGCGCAAGTCCTCAAGGGACGTGCCCCGGAA comes from Gammaproteobacteria bacterium and encodes:
- a CDS encoding nucleotidyltransferase domain-containing protein; amino-acid sequence: MAQAHIPTSTAPLDSAAISAVLSAGADLRLAIQFGSAAAGRLGATSDVDIAVLGSAPLDAARKQMLMSEMALATGRPVDLIDLRSVGEPLLGQVLRSGRRLFGSDADHAGLLSRHLIETADFMPYVDRLLAERRRAWIG
- a CDS encoding helix-turn-helix domain-containing protein; the protein is MSNERFASVWDAIEDTPAQAENMKLRSALMIALKEHIARAGLSQSQAAKLFGVAQPRVSDLVRGKIELFGLDTLVNMAATAGLHVEMRILEAA